The Vidua macroura isolate BioBank_ID:100142 chromosome 27, ASM2450914v1, whole genome shotgun sequence genome includes a window with the following:
- the KCNH4 gene encoding potassium voltage-gated channel subfamily H member 4 isoform X4, which yields MPVMKGLLAPQNTFLDTIATRFDGTHSNFILANAQGRCGFPIVYCSDGFCDLTGFARTEVMQKNCSCRFLCGAETSEPILQSIEKALDSRQEYQTEVCFYKKGGAAFWCLLDIMPIKNEKGEVVLFLFSFKDITESRGRSYPGDKKEEKQRNEKQRSKKPGNSHLRAARRQGRTMLHQFSNQFVRRDRGEMKINRNVFENKPSIPEYKVASVQKSRFILLHYSIFKALWDWLILLATFYVAITVPYNVCFTGTEDSLSAARSTIVSDIAVEMLFILDIILNFRTTYVSQSGQVVYDPRSICIHYVATWFFVDLIAALPFDLLYIFNVTVTSLVHLLKTVRLLRLLRLLQKLDRYSQYSAMVLTLLMSMFALLAHWMACIWYVIGRKELESNDPRTWDIGWLHELGKRLEAPYINNSVGGPSIRSAYIASLYFTLSSLTSVGFGNVCANTDTEKIFSICTMLIGALMHAVVFGNVTAIIQRMYSRRSLYHTRMKDLKDFIRVHHLPQQLKQRMLEYFQTTWSVNNGIDANELLHDFPDELRADVAMHLNKDILQLPIFETASRGCLRSLSLHIKTSFCAPGEYLLRQGDALQANYFVCSGSLEVLKDNVVLAILGKGDLIGADLCRTDQVIKTNADVKALTYCDLQHIGLRGLCEVLQLYPEYASKFTADIHQDLTFNLREGSEMEGLYRYSRSPRLPQAPQPRPESGAAPEKPLPSIVEDEEEPDEVFQQSPASTSRRKLLLPALSSSVRRGSLSSLLGDELCQVSALRHSGHSPARGSRGRSPSPQRRRDNRLPERDGGAGRRPAKLLIPSLHSCGPPDLSPRVVDGIEDNGGTSEAQTFCFSMDPLPSAARDSPTSGTDAGGPALVMEAEQIKQNISRLNQEINHLNQEVSHLSRELQSMMELLKGHLGAPQPPACPSRLPTTVSPPPRLSPPAAPVPPSPPVPPSSLSSPTGSPRAKRCPVRSRSAHAAALHPWVGAEGPRPPRGDTPGPDPRRGSDSQPPPLPPRSARSFPGCSAGAWCRARPQPRSGSTSSH from the exons ATGCCGGTGATGAAGGGGCTGCTGGCGCCGCAGAACACCTTCCTGGACACCATCGCCACCCGCTTCGATGGCACAC ACAGCAACTTCATCCTGGCAAATGCGCAAGGCCGCTGTGGCTTCCCCATCGTCTACTGCTCTGATGGCTTCTGCGACCTCACCGGCTTTGCCCGCACTGAGGTCATGCAGAAGAACTGCAGCTGCCGCTTCCTCTGCGGGGCTGAGACCAGCGAGCCCATCCTGCAGAGCATCGAGAAGGCGCTGGACAGCAGGCAGGAGTACCAGACTGAGGTCTGCTTCTACAAGAAGGGTG GAGCTGCCTTCTGGTGCCTGCTGGACATCATGCCCATCAAGAATGAAAAGGGGGAGGTGgtgctcttcctcttctccttcaaGGACATCACAGAGAGCCGAGGCAGGAGCTACCCTGGTGACAAGAAGGAGG agaagcagaggaaTGAGAAGCAGAGGAGCAAGAAGCCCGGGAACTCACACCTGAGGGCTGCACGGAGGCAGGGCCGGACCATGCTGCACCAGTTCAGCAACCAGTTTGTCCGGAGGGACCGTGGCGAGATGAAAATCAACCGT AACGTGTTTGAGAACAAGCCGTCCATCCCCGAGTACAAGGTGGCCTCGGTACAGAAGTCCCGCTTCATCCTGCTCCACTACAGCATCTTCAAGGCACTCTGGGACTGGTTGATCCTGCTGGCCACCTTCTACGTGGCTATCACCGTCCCCTACAATGTCTGCTTCACGGGCACAGAGGACAGTCTCTCAGCTGCCCGCAGCACCATTGTCAGCGACATCGCCGTAGAGATGCTCTTCATCCTGG ATATCATCCTCAACTTCCGGACAACATACGTGAGCCAGTCGGGCCAGGTTGTGTACGACCCTCGCTCCATCTGCATCCATTACGTGGCCACCTGGTTCTTCGTGGATCTGATCGCTGCTCTGCCCTTTGATCTGCTCTACATCTTCAACGTGACCGTG ACCTCGCTGGTTCACCTGTTGAAGACAGTGCGGCTGCTGCGGCTGCTGCGGCTGCTGCAGAAGCTGGACCGGTACTCTCAGTACAGCGCCATGGTGCTCACGCTGCTCATGTCCATGTTTGCCCTGCTGGCTCACTGGATGGCCTGCATCTGGTACGTCATTGGCCGCAAGGAGCTGGAGAGCAACGACCCCCGCACCTGGGACATCG GCTGGCTGCACGAGCTGGGCAAGAGGCTGGAGGCTCCCTACATCAACAATTCGGTGGGGGGCCCCTCCATCCGCAGCGCCTACATCGCCTCCCTCTACTTCACCCTCAGCAGCCTGACCAGCGTGGGCTTCGGCAACGTCTGCGCCAACACCGACACCGAGAAGATCTTCTCCATCTGCACCATGCTCATTGGGG CGCTGATGCACGCCGTTGTCTTTGGCAATGTCACGGCCATCATCCAGCGCATGTACTCCCGCCGCTCGCTCTACCACACCCGCATGAAGGACCTCAAGGACTTCATCCGCGTCCAtcacctgccccagcagctcaaGCAGAGGATGTTGGAGTACTTCCAGACCACCTGGTCGGTGAACAACGGCATTGATGCTAATGAG ctgctACACGACTTCCCTGATGAACTCCGTGCGGACGTGGCCATGCACCTCAACAAGGACATCCTGCAGCTGCCCATCTTTGAGACTGCCAGCCGGGGCTGCCTCCGCTCCCTCTCACTCCACATCAAGACCTCGTTCTGTGCCCCGGGGGAGTATCTGCTGCGCCAGGGTGACGCATTGCAGGCCAACTACTTTGTCTGCTCCGGCTCCCTCGAGGTGCTGAAGGACAACGTGGTCCTGGCCATCCTGG GCAAAGGGGATTTGATTGGAGCCGACCTGTGCAGAACGGACCAAGTGATCAAGACCAATGCGGACGTGAAGGCACTGACCTACTGCGACCTTCAGCACATCGGGCTGCGGGGGCTCTGTGAAGTGCTACAGCTCTATCCTGAGTACGCCAGCAAGTTCACAGCTGACATCCACCAGGACCTGACCTTCAACCTGCGGGAGGGCAGCGAGATGGAG GGGCTCTACCGCTACTCCCGGTCCCCGAGGCTGCCGCAGGCGCCACAG CCTCGTCCGGAGAGCGGTGCTGCCCCGGAGAAGCCCCTTCCCTCCATtgtggaggatgaggaggagcccgATGAGGTTTTCCAGCAGTCCCCTGCCAGCACCTCCCGCcgcaagctgctgctgcccgcgCTGAGCAGCTCGGTGCGCCGCggctccctgagcagcctcctGGGCGATGAGCTGTGCCAGGTGTCAGCCCTGCGGCACAGCGGCCACTCGCCAGCCCGCGGCAGCCGCGGCCGCAGCCCCTCTCCGCAGCGCCGGAGGGACAACCGGCTCCCGGAGCGGGATGGTGGCGCGGGCAGGAGGCCGGCCAAGCTCCTCATCCCCTCCCTGCACTCGTGCGGCCCGCCCGACCTCAGTCCCAG AGTCGTGGATGGGATTGAAGACAACGGAGGGACTTCAGAGGCACAAACCTTCTGCTTCAGCATGGACCCGCTGCCGAGCGCGGCAAGGGACTCCCCCACCTCAG GGACTGACGCAGGTGGCCCAGCCCTGGTGATGGAGGCAGAGCAGATAAAGCAGAACATCAGCAGGCTCAACCAGGAG ATCAACCACCTCAACCAGGAGGTTTCTCACCTCAGCCGGGAGCTGCAGAGCATGATGGAGCTGCTCAAGGGCCACCTGGGCGCCCCACAGCCCCCGGCCTGTCCCTCCCGTCTGCCTACCACCGTCTCGCCGCCTCCCCGGCTCTCTCCACCCGCTGCCCCGGTGCCCCCCTcgcccccggtgccccccagttccctcagctccCCCACCGGCAGCCCCCGGGCCAAACGCTGCCCCGTCCGCAGCCGCTCTGCCCACGCCGCCGCCCTGCACCCCTGGGTGGGCGCCGaggggccgcgcccgccgcgggGGGACACCCCCGGCCCCGACCCTCGCCGGGGCTCGGACTCGCAGCCGCCCCCGCtgccgccccgctccgcccggtCCTTCCCCGGCTGCTCGGCCGGGGCTTGGTGTCGCGCCCGCCCGCAGCCGCGATCCggctccaccagctcccacTGA
- the KCNH4 gene encoding potassium voltage-gated channel subfamily H member 4 isoform X1 — protein sequence MPVMKGLLAPQNTFLDTIATRFDGTHSNFILANAQGRCGFPIVYCSDGFCDLTGFARTEVMQKNCSCRFLCGAETSEPILQSIEKALDSRQEYQTEVCFYKKGGAAFWCLLDIMPIKNEKGEVVLFLFSFKDITESRGRSYPGDKKEEKQRNEKQRSKKPGNSHLRAARRQGRTMLHQFSNQFVRRDRGEMKINRNVFENKPSIPEYKVASVQKSRFILLHYSIFKALWDWLILLATFYVAITVPYNVCFTGTEDSLSAARSTIVSDIAVEMLFILDIILNFRTTYVSQSGQVVYDPRSICIHYVATWFFVDLIAALPFDLLYIFNVTVTSLVHLLKTVRLLRLLRLLQKLDRYSQYSAMVLTLLMSMFALLAHWMACIWYVIGRKELESNDPRTWDIGWLHELGKRLEAPYINNSVGGPSIRSAYIASLYFTLSSLTSVGFGNVCANTDTEKIFSICTMLIGALMHAVVFGNVTAIIQRMYSRRSLYHTRMKDLKDFIRVHHLPQQLKQRMLEYFQTTWSVNNGIDANELLHDFPDELRADVAMHLNKDILQLPIFETASRGCLRSLSLHIKTSFCAPGEYLLRQGDALQANYFVCSGSLEVLKDNVVLAILGKGDLIGADLCRTDQVIKTNADVKALTYCDLQHIGLRGLCEVLQLYPEYASKFTADIHQDLTFNLREGSEMEGLYRYSRSPRLPQAPQPRPESGAAPEKPLPSIVEDEEEPDEVFQQSPASTSRRKLLLPALSSSVRRGSLSSLLGDELCQVSALRHSGHSPARGSRGRSPSPQRRRDNRLPERDGGAGRRPAKLLIPSLHSCGPPDLSPRVVDGIEDNGGTSEAQTFCFSMDPLPSAARDSPTSAGTDAGGPALVMEAEQIKQNISRLNQEVWWGPEINHLNQEVSHLSRELQSMMELLKGHLGAPQPPACPSRLPTTVSPPPRLSPPAAPVPPSPPVPPSSLSSPTGSPRAKRCPVRSRSAHAAALHPWVGAEGPRPPRGDTPGPDPRRGSDSQPPPLPPRSARSFPGCSAGAWCRARPQPRSGSTSSH from the exons ATGCCGGTGATGAAGGGGCTGCTGGCGCCGCAGAACACCTTCCTGGACACCATCGCCACCCGCTTCGATGGCACAC ACAGCAACTTCATCCTGGCAAATGCGCAAGGCCGCTGTGGCTTCCCCATCGTCTACTGCTCTGATGGCTTCTGCGACCTCACCGGCTTTGCCCGCACTGAGGTCATGCAGAAGAACTGCAGCTGCCGCTTCCTCTGCGGGGCTGAGACCAGCGAGCCCATCCTGCAGAGCATCGAGAAGGCGCTGGACAGCAGGCAGGAGTACCAGACTGAGGTCTGCTTCTACAAGAAGGGTG GAGCTGCCTTCTGGTGCCTGCTGGACATCATGCCCATCAAGAATGAAAAGGGGGAGGTGgtgctcttcctcttctccttcaaGGACATCACAGAGAGCCGAGGCAGGAGCTACCCTGGTGACAAGAAGGAGG agaagcagaggaaTGAGAAGCAGAGGAGCAAGAAGCCCGGGAACTCACACCTGAGGGCTGCACGGAGGCAGGGCCGGACCATGCTGCACCAGTTCAGCAACCAGTTTGTCCGGAGGGACCGTGGCGAGATGAAAATCAACCGT AACGTGTTTGAGAACAAGCCGTCCATCCCCGAGTACAAGGTGGCCTCGGTACAGAAGTCCCGCTTCATCCTGCTCCACTACAGCATCTTCAAGGCACTCTGGGACTGGTTGATCCTGCTGGCCACCTTCTACGTGGCTATCACCGTCCCCTACAATGTCTGCTTCACGGGCACAGAGGACAGTCTCTCAGCTGCCCGCAGCACCATTGTCAGCGACATCGCCGTAGAGATGCTCTTCATCCTGG ATATCATCCTCAACTTCCGGACAACATACGTGAGCCAGTCGGGCCAGGTTGTGTACGACCCTCGCTCCATCTGCATCCATTACGTGGCCACCTGGTTCTTCGTGGATCTGATCGCTGCTCTGCCCTTTGATCTGCTCTACATCTTCAACGTGACCGTG ACCTCGCTGGTTCACCTGTTGAAGACAGTGCGGCTGCTGCGGCTGCTGCGGCTGCTGCAGAAGCTGGACCGGTACTCTCAGTACAGCGCCATGGTGCTCACGCTGCTCATGTCCATGTTTGCCCTGCTGGCTCACTGGATGGCCTGCATCTGGTACGTCATTGGCCGCAAGGAGCTGGAGAGCAACGACCCCCGCACCTGGGACATCG GCTGGCTGCACGAGCTGGGCAAGAGGCTGGAGGCTCCCTACATCAACAATTCGGTGGGGGGCCCCTCCATCCGCAGCGCCTACATCGCCTCCCTCTACTTCACCCTCAGCAGCCTGACCAGCGTGGGCTTCGGCAACGTCTGCGCCAACACCGACACCGAGAAGATCTTCTCCATCTGCACCATGCTCATTGGGG CGCTGATGCACGCCGTTGTCTTTGGCAATGTCACGGCCATCATCCAGCGCATGTACTCCCGCCGCTCGCTCTACCACACCCGCATGAAGGACCTCAAGGACTTCATCCGCGTCCAtcacctgccccagcagctcaaGCAGAGGATGTTGGAGTACTTCCAGACCACCTGGTCGGTGAACAACGGCATTGATGCTAATGAG ctgctACACGACTTCCCTGATGAACTCCGTGCGGACGTGGCCATGCACCTCAACAAGGACATCCTGCAGCTGCCCATCTTTGAGACTGCCAGCCGGGGCTGCCTCCGCTCCCTCTCACTCCACATCAAGACCTCGTTCTGTGCCCCGGGGGAGTATCTGCTGCGCCAGGGTGACGCATTGCAGGCCAACTACTTTGTCTGCTCCGGCTCCCTCGAGGTGCTGAAGGACAACGTGGTCCTGGCCATCCTGG GCAAAGGGGATTTGATTGGAGCCGACCTGTGCAGAACGGACCAAGTGATCAAGACCAATGCGGACGTGAAGGCACTGACCTACTGCGACCTTCAGCACATCGGGCTGCGGGGGCTCTGTGAAGTGCTACAGCTCTATCCTGAGTACGCCAGCAAGTTCACAGCTGACATCCACCAGGACCTGACCTTCAACCTGCGGGAGGGCAGCGAGATGGAG GGGCTCTACCGCTACTCCCGGTCCCCGAGGCTGCCGCAGGCGCCACAG CCTCGTCCGGAGAGCGGTGCTGCCCCGGAGAAGCCCCTTCCCTCCATtgtggaggatgaggaggagcccgATGAGGTTTTCCAGCAGTCCCCTGCCAGCACCTCCCGCcgcaagctgctgctgcccgcgCTGAGCAGCTCGGTGCGCCGCggctccctgagcagcctcctGGGCGATGAGCTGTGCCAGGTGTCAGCCCTGCGGCACAGCGGCCACTCGCCAGCCCGCGGCAGCCGCGGCCGCAGCCCCTCTCCGCAGCGCCGGAGGGACAACCGGCTCCCGGAGCGGGATGGTGGCGCGGGCAGGAGGCCGGCCAAGCTCCTCATCCCCTCCCTGCACTCGTGCGGCCCGCCCGACCTCAGTCCCAG AGTCGTGGATGGGATTGAAGACAACGGAGGGACTTCAGAGGCACAAACCTTCTGCTTCAGCATGGACCCGCTGCCGAGCGCGGCAAGGGACTCCCCCACCTCAG CAGGGACTGACGCAGGTGGCCCAGCCCTGGTGATGGAGGCAGAGCAGATAAAGCAGAACATCAGCAGGCTCAACCAGGAGGTGTGGTGGGGACCAGAG ATCAACCACCTCAACCAGGAGGTTTCTCACCTCAGCCGGGAGCTGCAGAGCATGATGGAGCTGCTCAAGGGCCACCTGGGCGCCCCACAGCCCCCGGCCTGTCCCTCCCGTCTGCCTACCACCGTCTCGCCGCCTCCCCGGCTCTCTCCACCCGCTGCCCCGGTGCCCCCCTcgcccccggtgccccccagttccctcagctccCCCACCGGCAGCCCCCGGGCCAAACGCTGCCCCGTCCGCAGCCGCTCTGCCCACGCCGCCGCCCTGCACCCCTGGGTGGGCGCCGaggggccgcgcccgccgcgggGGGACACCCCCGGCCCCGACCCTCGCCGGGGCTCGGACTCGCAGCCGCCCCCGCtgccgccccgctccgcccggtCCTTCCCCGGCTGCTCGGCCGGGGCTTGGTGTCGCGCCCGCCCGCAGCCGCGATCCggctccaccagctcccacTGA
- the KCNH4 gene encoding potassium voltage-gated channel subfamily H member 4 isoform X2 gives MPVMKGLLAPQNTFLDTIATRFDGTHSNFILANAQGRCGFPIVYCSDGFCDLTGFARTEVMQKNCSCRFLCGAETSEPILQSIEKALDSRQEYQTEVCFYKKGGAAFWCLLDIMPIKNEKGEVVLFLFSFKDITESRGRSYPGDKKEEKQRNEKQRSKKPGNSHLRAARRQGRTMLHQFSNQFVRRDRGEMKINRNVFENKPSIPEYKVASVQKSRFILLHYSIFKALWDWLILLATFYVAITVPYNVCFTGTEDSLSAARSTIVSDIAVEMLFILDIILNFRTTYVSQSGQVVYDPRSICIHYVATWFFVDLIAALPFDLLYIFNVTVTSLVHLLKTVRLLRLLRLLQKLDRYSQYSAMVLTLLMSMFALLAHWMACIWYVIGRKELESNDPRTWDIGWLHELGKRLEAPYINNSVGGPSIRSAYIASLYFTLSSLTSVGFGNVCANTDTEKIFSICTMLIGALMHAVVFGNVTAIIQRMYSRRSLYHTRMKDLKDFIRVHHLPQQLKQRMLEYFQTTWSVNNGIDANELLHDFPDELRADVAMHLNKDILQLPIFETASRGCLRSLSLHIKTSFCAPGEYLLRQGDALQANYFVCSGSLEVLKDNVVLAILGKGDLIGADLCRTDQVIKTNADVKALTYCDLQHIGLRGLCEVLQLYPEYASKFTADIHQDLTFNLREGSEMEGLYRYSRSPRLPQAPQPRPESGAAPEKPLPSIVEDEEEPDEVFQQSPASTSRRKLLLPALSSSVRRGSLSSLLGDELCQVSALRHSGHSPARGSRGRSPSPQRRRDNRLPERDGGAGRRPAKLLIPSLHSCGPPDLSPRVVDGIEDNGGTSEAQTFCFSMDPLPSAARDSPTSGTDAGGPALVMEAEQIKQNISRLNQEVWWGPEINHLNQEVSHLSRELQSMMELLKGHLGAPQPPACPSRLPTTVSPPPRLSPPAAPVPPSPPVPPSSLSSPTGSPRAKRCPVRSRSAHAAALHPWVGAEGPRPPRGDTPGPDPRRGSDSQPPPLPPRSARSFPGCSAGAWCRARPQPRSGSTSSH, from the exons ATGCCGGTGATGAAGGGGCTGCTGGCGCCGCAGAACACCTTCCTGGACACCATCGCCACCCGCTTCGATGGCACAC ACAGCAACTTCATCCTGGCAAATGCGCAAGGCCGCTGTGGCTTCCCCATCGTCTACTGCTCTGATGGCTTCTGCGACCTCACCGGCTTTGCCCGCACTGAGGTCATGCAGAAGAACTGCAGCTGCCGCTTCCTCTGCGGGGCTGAGACCAGCGAGCCCATCCTGCAGAGCATCGAGAAGGCGCTGGACAGCAGGCAGGAGTACCAGACTGAGGTCTGCTTCTACAAGAAGGGTG GAGCTGCCTTCTGGTGCCTGCTGGACATCATGCCCATCAAGAATGAAAAGGGGGAGGTGgtgctcttcctcttctccttcaaGGACATCACAGAGAGCCGAGGCAGGAGCTACCCTGGTGACAAGAAGGAGG agaagcagaggaaTGAGAAGCAGAGGAGCAAGAAGCCCGGGAACTCACACCTGAGGGCTGCACGGAGGCAGGGCCGGACCATGCTGCACCAGTTCAGCAACCAGTTTGTCCGGAGGGACCGTGGCGAGATGAAAATCAACCGT AACGTGTTTGAGAACAAGCCGTCCATCCCCGAGTACAAGGTGGCCTCGGTACAGAAGTCCCGCTTCATCCTGCTCCACTACAGCATCTTCAAGGCACTCTGGGACTGGTTGATCCTGCTGGCCACCTTCTACGTGGCTATCACCGTCCCCTACAATGTCTGCTTCACGGGCACAGAGGACAGTCTCTCAGCTGCCCGCAGCACCATTGTCAGCGACATCGCCGTAGAGATGCTCTTCATCCTGG ATATCATCCTCAACTTCCGGACAACATACGTGAGCCAGTCGGGCCAGGTTGTGTACGACCCTCGCTCCATCTGCATCCATTACGTGGCCACCTGGTTCTTCGTGGATCTGATCGCTGCTCTGCCCTTTGATCTGCTCTACATCTTCAACGTGACCGTG ACCTCGCTGGTTCACCTGTTGAAGACAGTGCGGCTGCTGCGGCTGCTGCGGCTGCTGCAGAAGCTGGACCGGTACTCTCAGTACAGCGCCATGGTGCTCACGCTGCTCATGTCCATGTTTGCCCTGCTGGCTCACTGGATGGCCTGCATCTGGTACGTCATTGGCCGCAAGGAGCTGGAGAGCAACGACCCCCGCACCTGGGACATCG GCTGGCTGCACGAGCTGGGCAAGAGGCTGGAGGCTCCCTACATCAACAATTCGGTGGGGGGCCCCTCCATCCGCAGCGCCTACATCGCCTCCCTCTACTTCACCCTCAGCAGCCTGACCAGCGTGGGCTTCGGCAACGTCTGCGCCAACACCGACACCGAGAAGATCTTCTCCATCTGCACCATGCTCATTGGGG CGCTGATGCACGCCGTTGTCTTTGGCAATGTCACGGCCATCATCCAGCGCATGTACTCCCGCCGCTCGCTCTACCACACCCGCATGAAGGACCTCAAGGACTTCATCCGCGTCCAtcacctgccccagcagctcaaGCAGAGGATGTTGGAGTACTTCCAGACCACCTGGTCGGTGAACAACGGCATTGATGCTAATGAG ctgctACACGACTTCCCTGATGAACTCCGTGCGGACGTGGCCATGCACCTCAACAAGGACATCCTGCAGCTGCCCATCTTTGAGACTGCCAGCCGGGGCTGCCTCCGCTCCCTCTCACTCCACATCAAGACCTCGTTCTGTGCCCCGGGGGAGTATCTGCTGCGCCAGGGTGACGCATTGCAGGCCAACTACTTTGTCTGCTCCGGCTCCCTCGAGGTGCTGAAGGACAACGTGGTCCTGGCCATCCTGG GCAAAGGGGATTTGATTGGAGCCGACCTGTGCAGAACGGACCAAGTGATCAAGACCAATGCGGACGTGAAGGCACTGACCTACTGCGACCTTCAGCACATCGGGCTGCGGGGGCTCTGTGAAGTGCTACAGCTCTATCCTGAGTACGCCAGCAAGTTCACAGCTGACATCCACCAGGACCTGACCTTCAACCTGCGGGAGGGCAGCGAGATGGAG GGGCTCTACCGCTACTCCCGGTCCCCGAGGCTGCCGCAGGCGCCACAG CCTCGTCCGGAGAGCGGTGCTGCCCCGGAGAAGCCCCTTCCCTCCATtgtggaggatgaggaggagcccgATGAGGTTTTCCAGCAGTCCCCTGCCAGCACCTCCCGCcgcaagctgctgctgcccgcgCTGAGCAGCTCGGTGCGCCGCggctccctgagcagcctcctGGGCGATGAGCTGTGCCAGGTGTCAGCCCTGCGGCACAGCGGCCACTCGCCAGCCCGCGGCAGCCGCGGCCGCAGCCCCTCTCCGCAGCGCCGGAGGGACAACCGGCTCCCGGAGCGGGATGGTGGCGCGGGCAGGAGGCCGGCCAAGCTCCTCATCCCCTCCCTGCACTCGTGCGGCCCGCCCGACCTCAGTCCCAG AGTCGTGGATGGGATTGAAGACAACGGAGGGACTTCAGAGGCACAAACCTTCTGCTTCAGCATGGACCCGCTGCCGAGCGCGGCAAGGGACTCCCCCACCTCAG GGACTGACGCAGGTGGCCCAGCCCTGGTGATGGAGGCAGAGCAGATAAAGCAGAACATCAGCAGGCTCAACCAGGAGGTGTGGTGGGGACCAGAG ATCAACCACCTCAACCAGGAGGTTTCTCACCTCAGCCGGGAGCTGCAGAGCATGATGGAGCTGCTCAAGGGCCACCTGGGCGCCCCACAGCCCCCGGCCTGTCCCTCCCGTCTGCCTACCACCGTCTCGCCGCCTCCCCGGCTCTCTCCACCCGCTGCCCCGGTGCCCCCCTcgcccccggtgccccccagttccctcagctccCCCACCGGCAGCCCCCGGGCCAAACGCTGCCCCGTCCGCAGCCGCTCTGCCCACGCCGCCGCCCTGCACCCCTGGGTGGGCGCCGaggggccgcgcccgccgcgggGGGACACCCCCGGCCCCGACCCTCGCCGGGGCTCGGACTCGCAGCCGCCCCCGCtgccgccccgctccgcccggtCCTTCCCCGGCTGCTCGGCCGGGGCTTGGTGTCGCGCCCGCCCGCAGCCGCGATCCggctccaccagctcccacTGA